From the genome of Streptomyces ficellus:
GGAACCGCGCGATCGCTCTCATGGACGCATCACCCTCAGCCGGGGAGGGCCGGTGCCGGCTCGCGCAGGACCGCCGCCGTGCTCGGGGCCGCCGCGGCCGGCGGCTGCTCCTCGTCGCTCCACGTCCACAGCCGGGACACGGCGTCCATGTCGAGGTCGTGGCCCTCGGTCCAGATCCGCGCGGCGGCGTTCAGCACCGACTGGCGGTCGCCCTCGGCCGTGCCGCGGCGGGCCGGCAGGAGCGGGGTCACCGCGCTCGCGCCGAGGCGGACGGCCCGGTGCCTGCGGGCGAACGCGGTGAGCGTCTGGCGCGGTCCGGCCTCGACGAGCAGGACGTCCTCGATCGCGAGGAGTTCCTCCAGCGCCGCGCGGAAGTGGACGGTGTCGGTGATCTGACGGGCCCAGAAGCGCGGGCTGAGCGCCTCCTCGGGGCGCATCAGGGCTCCGGTGTAGCCCGAGTAGAGGGGCAGGACCGGCTCGCGCAGCGGGACGCGGGCGTAGTCGGCCTCCACCGCGTCGGAGGCGGGTGCCATCGCCGGGGAGTGGAAGGGGCTCGTCGCGGGCACCGTGACCACCGTCAGGCCGTCGGCCCGCAGCCGGGCCGCGGTGGCGGCCAGCGGTTCCGCCGAGCCGGCGAGCATGACCTGCTGGGCGGCGTTGACGGCGGCGATGGCGACGTCCGCGTTCAGGTACGGGCGCAGCCGCTCCTCGCTCGCGGCGACGGCCAGCATGCCGCCCTCCGGTATCTTCACCGCCTCCCGGACGCGGGTCATCATCATGCCGACCGCGTCCGGCAGCGACACGATTCCGGCGATGACCGCGGCGACCAGTTCACCGGCGCTGTGCCCGAGGAGGGCCGCGGGGCGTACGCCCCAGCCGAGGACCATGCGGCCGAGGGCGTAGTCGACGGCGAACAGCAGCGGCTGGGCGCGGCGTACGTCGTCGATGGGGACGCGCGGCTCGCCGGGGGTGAGCCAGTCCTCCCGGATCCGCCCGCCCTCGTCGCCCATGTGGGAGAGGGCCGCGTCGACGGCCGCGGTGAAGACGGGTTCCCGGCGGTACAGCCCGCGGGCCATGCCGGCGTGCTGCGAGCCCTGGCCGGGGAAGAGGAGGGCCACCGGGCGGGGCCTTCCGGCGCGGACGGCCGTGGCCTTGTGGACGGTTCCGGCGGCGAGCGCGGCGACCGTGACGGCGGCGCCGCGCACGGGCCCCGGGGGCGTTCCGCAGGGGACGGCGGTCGGCAGGGCGGGGAACGCCTCGCTGTGCAGTCCGCTGAGCAGCGGGAGCAGTTCACCGCGGACGCGGGTCTCGTCCTCCGTGTCCCGGCCCGACCAGAGCAGCAGCCGGTGCCTTTCGGGGTCGGTGGCGCGGTGGCCGTGGTGCAGCGGGCGCAGGGACGGTGTCCCGTCCTCGTCGGTGCCGGTCCCGTCCAGGACGCCGAGGACGCGGTCGGCGTCGGCGACCGCCTCGGCGGCCCGCTTGACCGCGTACACGGTGATGGTGTGGGTGTCGGGCTCGCCGAACCCGGCGACCAGGGCGAAGTCGGTGGTCCCGGACTGGAGTTCGCGGTGCGCGAGGCGCAGGGCGCCGCCGGGGCCGAGCGCGGTGCGCACGGTGAACCCCTCGTGCTCGGGGCCGAGGCCGGGGTCGAGCGCGGCGGCACCGATGTACACGACGGTACGCACGGGCAGCCGGTCCAGCGGCCGGCCGAAGGCGCGGAGCACCGCGGAGACACCGGCGGCCGAGGCCACGATCTGCGCGCGCTGCTCCTGCGCGGGGCCGGGGCTGACGACCAGCCTCCGGACGACCGCGCTGTACGACGTGAGCGACATGCTTACCTCCTCGTGGGGCCACGGCGTCGGGCCGCCCGGGCAAGGGTGGGGAAGAGGGGGGCGGCCGCCCCGCCCACGGGGGATGACTGGGCGGAGCGGCCGCGTCCGGGCCGGCTCAGGCGGTGGCCGTCGAGCCGGAGTTGATGAGGGCGAGGAGCGCGCCGGGGGTCTCGGCGTCGACGACGGCGTCGTCGGGGATCTCGATGCCGTACTCGCGCTGGATCTGGCCGATGACCTGGAGCAGGGCCAGGGAGTCGTAGCCGAGGTCCATGAAGGGGGTGTCGATGACGTCGCCGTCCAGGTCGACGCCCTCCTCCTCGCCCGCGCTCTCGCGCAGCATGCGGGTCAGGTCGGCCAGGGTGACGGTGGTGGTCGTGGTGGTCATGATGGGAGACGTCCTCTCGGTCGGGCCTGACGGTGATGTGGTGGTGTGGGGGGTGCGTGTGGGGGCGGTGGGGCCGGCCGGGCTCACCGGGAGTCCGGCCGGGCGGCGCGGCGCAGGACGAGGGCCGCGTTGAACCCGCCGTGTCCGCGGGCCAGGACGAGTGCGGTGCGCAGGTCCGCCTCGCGTGCCTCGGTGACGAGGTCGACGGGCTGGTCGGCGGCCGGTGCCGTCACGTTCACGGTCGGCGGGACCACTCCGTCGCGCAGGGACAGCAGGGCGGTCGCCACGTCGAGGGCGGCTCCGCCCGCGAGGAGGCGTCCCGTCATGGTCTTGGGCGCGGTGACGGGGACGCCGTGCAGTCCGAAGACGCCGGCCAGTGCGGCAGCCTCCGCGCGGTCGAGTTCCGGCACGCCGGCGGCGTCGGCGAAGACGACGTCGATGTCGGCCGGGGTGAGCCCGGCGTCGGCGATGGCGTTCTCGGCGGCGCGGCGCAGACCCGGCGGGCGGCCGGAGCCGGGCGCGGGGTCGAGGGTCGCCGCGTATCCGGCGATCTCGCCGTAGATCTTGCTCGCGCCCCGGTCGCGTGCGGACCGCTCGTCCTCGGTGATGAGGATCGCGCCGCCCTCGCCCGGCACGTATCCACTGGCTTCGGCCGAGAAGGGCAGGTAGGCCCGTGCGGGGTCGTTCACCGTGCTCATCAGTCCGGAGGCGATCTGCGGGACCCAGCCCCAGGGGCAGATGGCCGCGTCGACGCCGCCGGAGATGACGGCCGGGAAGCCCTTGCGGATGTGGCGGCGGGCCTGTCCGATCGAGTCGATGCCGCCGGCCTGTTCGGTGAGCAGGACGCCGCTGGGGCCGCGCAGCTTGTGGCGGATGGAGATCTGGCCGGTGTTGACGGCGTAGAACCAGGCGAAGGACTGGTACGCGCTGACGTACTCCTTGCCCTTGCTCCACAGGTTCTCCAGCTCGCGCTGGCCGAACTCGACGGCCCCTCCGGACGCCGAGGTCACCACGCCGATGCCGAACTCGGGCATCTCCTCCGGGTTGATCCCGGCGTCGGCCAGGGCCCAGT
Proteins encoded in this window:
- a CDS encoding acyltransferase domain-containing protein, with the protein product MSLTSYSAVVRRLVVSPGPAQEQRAQIVASAAGVSAVLRAFGRPLDRLPVRTVVYIGAAALDPGLGPEHEGFTVRTALGPGGALRLAHRELQSGTTDFALVAGFGEPDTHTITVYAVKRAAEAVADADRVLGVLDGTGTDEDGTPSLRPLHHGHRATDPERHRLLLWSGRDTEDETRVRGELLPLLSGLHSEAFPALPTAVPCGTPPGPVRGAAVTVAALAAGTVHKATAVRAGRPRPVALLFPGQGSQHAGMARGLYRREPVFTAAVDAALSHMGDEGGRIREDWLTPGEPRVPIDDVRRAQPLLFAVDYALGRMVLGWGVRPAALLGHSAGELVAAVIAGIVSLPDAVGMMMTRVREAVKIPEGGMLAVAASEERLRPYLNADVAIAAVNAAQQVMLAGSAEPLAATAARLRADGLTVVTVPATSPFHSPAMAPASDAVEADYARVPLREPVLPLYSGYTGALMRPEEALSPRFWARQITDTVHFRAALEELLAIEDVLLVEAGPRQTLTAFARRHRAVRLGASAVTPLLPARRGTAEGDRQSVLNAAARIWTEGHDLDMDAVSRLWTWSDEEQPPAAAAPSTAAVLREPAPALPG
- a CDS encoding acyl carrier protein, producing the protein MTTTTTTVTLADLTRMLRESAGEEEGVDLDGDVIDTPFMDLGYDSLALLQVIGQIQREYGIEIPDDAVVDAETPGALLALINSGSTATA
- a CDS encoding ketosynthase chain-length factor, coding for MSTATVVTGLGVTAPNGLGTEEFWKATLAGESGLGPVTRFDAGQYPSRIAGEVSDYVAEDHIPSRLMPQTDHMTRLALTAADWALADAGINPEEMPEFGIGVVTSASGGAVEFGQRELENLWSKGKEYVSAYQSFAWFYAVNTGQISIRHKLRGPSGVLLTEQAGGIDSIGQARRHIRKGFPAVISGGVDAAICPWGWVPQIASGLMSTVNDPARAYLPFSAEASGYVPGEGGAILITEDERSARDRGASKIYGEIAGYAATLDPAPGSGRPPGLRRAAENAIADAGLTPADIDVVFADAAGVPELDRAEAAALAGVFGLHGVPVTAPKTMTGRLLAGGAALDVATALLSLRDGVVPPTVNVTAPAADQPVDLVTEAREADLRTALVLARGHGGFNAALVLRRAARPDSR